GTCCCGCCGGTGTCCGTATAAAGAGTCAAAGTCGACGAGGTTCGTAAAGAGCAGGCCTTTAAAAGGACGTTCCAGCAGCCTTCCGGTTTTCTCGATGCCATCGGCGTTGCTCTTGGTTGGAAACGACCCCGTAATGCCTTCTCCGTCGAAAATATCGTTGATTTTGCCGACGGCGATCACTTCGAAACCGCCGTCCTGCAGAGCGCTCAGCACTGTCGGTGAAGGCGGCTTTACCGCGTAATCGTGGCGGTTGGCCGTTCTTTTGAACGCGCCCGGCTCGCCTTCGTAGGGGCGGGCTATCACCCGGCCAACCGAGTAGCGTTCGTCAAGCGTCAGCTCGCGCGCGATTTTGCAAGCTTCGTACAGCTCCTCAAGCGGAATAACCGTCTCATGAGCTGCTATTTGAAAGACGCTGTCGGCCGACGTATAAACGATCCATTTGCCCGTCCGCATTTGCTCCCCGCCAAGCTCTTCGATTATTTCCGTACCGCTGGCCGGCTTATTACCGAGAACTCCCCGGCCTGTCCGGGCTTCGAAAGCTTCGAGAAGCTCCGATGGAAAGCCGTCCGGAAACGTTCGGAACGGCGCGGTAAGCTTAAGGCCGGCAATCTCCCAATGGCCTGTCATCGTATCTTTGCCGACTGATACTTCCGCCATTTTGCCATAGAACGCCGACGCTTCCCCTTCGGGAACCCAATCCTCAAGCGCTGCGATTCGATCAAGTCCCATGCCGCGTAAATTTGGCAAGCGGAGCGTCGGAACGCGCTGAAGGATATGACCGAGCGTGTTCGCTCCCGCATCCCCGTACGAAGCAGCATCGGGCAGCTCGCCAATACCGACACTGTCGAGTACGATCAGCGTTATTCGGTCAAATTTCATATACTCGCCTCCACTGCCGGAAATTGTACTGCGCCCTGCATTATTTCACCTTGGCTCTCGGATGGGCCTGGTTATACACATCCTTGAGCCGTGTTTTGGTTACCTGCGTATAGATTTGCGTCGTTGAAATATCGGCATGGCCGAGCATTTCCTGCACGGAGCGCAAATCCGCTCCATTCTCCAGCAGATGCGTTGCGAACGAATGGCGCAGCGTATGCGGCGTAATTTCGCTCTTGATTCCAGCCTCCGCCGCATATTTCTTGATCATTTTCCAAAAGCCCTGTCTTGTCATACGGGTTCCGAGCTGATTAAGATATAAGGCCTGTTCGCCGCTCTCGCCCTTCAGGAGCTTGTGGCGTACCGTTTCCAAATAAACGGACAATGCCTCGCAAGCGATTCCGCCCAGCGGAATTACTCTCTCTTTGGCGTTCGCGCCGACACATCTTATGAAGCCCAATGTCAAATTCACATAACCGACATCCAGTGAAATAAGCTCCGACACCCTAATGCCTGTCGCGTAGAGCAGCTCGAGCATCGCTTTATCGCGGATACCGGCCGTGCTTGACGAGTCCGGTGCGGCAAGCAGACACTCCACCTCCTCAACGGTCATCACCATCGGAAGCCTTTTTTCCTGCTTCGGCGTTTCCATCTGGAGCGCGGGATCATGTGTGACAAGCCTTTCGCTCGTCAAAAAGTGAAAAAACGACCGTATGGATACCGTGTGCCGGGAAACCGTCGCGGTTGCCCGGCCCTGCTGCCTGAGCCCGAGCAGGTAACGGGAGATATGGTGCTTCTGAATATCGCCGACTCCCTCGATTCCTTGCTGTTCCGCAAATTCCAGAAAAAAGGCCAAATCCCGTTCGTAACAAGAAACCGTAGTGCGGGAAAGCCTCCGCTGATCTTCTAAAAACCGGATGAACGTTTGCAGATGAGCTTTCATGAGTTGTTCCTTTCCCGAAAATCGTTCCGTTTTAGCTAACCGCTTCAAATGCTATATTCCACACCGGGCTTTCGTTTTCCTGCCAAACAACGCCATTTTTTGTCGAATTCCGCCTTTAACCCGTAATACACTACTCCCCGTACCAATAAAATAAACGAAGCCTCTCGGAAATGCTGCTCTCCATATTCCAATCCATCTGGGAGTGAAATACCTTAAGCGCTTGCCCCTGAGGGATTCTGTAAGGGTCGGCGGGGGCGATCCATGCGGCGATAAAACGGCATCCCCCATACATCGCAACCGTGAGTATGCAGAGCAGGGCGATAAAGATAAACCGTCTTAGCCATTTGCGAACCGATACGACCATTTCCGATCGTCTCCTTTCATGGTAAGAAGCAACGGCTATCACCGCTCTGTGACGGCGATGTGATCTCTTGCTGAATAATTAAAGGTAAGCAGCCGCAGCCGGTTGAAGCGGTTGTCCTCTAAGAGAATTTATGAGCCAGGCCTCTTTTTCATGTCTGCCGGGCCGGCGAGGGACCTTCCGGCCGTCAGCTTGGCTTGTCGTTCGTAGTGTTCGTAGTACTTTGGATCAGCTGCTCAAGCGGCGTATAGGGCACTCCTACGGCTTGTGCGACCTGTGGATGGGTCACTCTGCCTTTATAAGTGTTCACGCCTTTGCCAAGCGGTTCGCTTCGGCTAACCGCCTGTTCCAGACCTCTGCCGGCGAGCTCCAGCGCATAGGGCATCGTTACGTTAGTCAAGGCCAGCGTCGAAGTGCGCGGAACCGCCCCCGGCATATTGGCTACAGCGTAATGCAGGACGCCGTATCTCTCGTAAACCGGGTTCGAATGGGTCGTTACCCTGTCGATCGTCGCTATCGTACCGCCTTGGTCCACTGCAACGTCTACGATTACCGCACCTT
This is a stretch of genomic DNA from Paenibacillus sp. sptzw28. It encodes these proteins:
- a CDS encoding phosphopentomutase is translated as MKFDRITLIVLDSVGIGELPDAASYGDAGANTLGHILQRVPTLRLPNLRGMGLDRIAALEDWVPEGEASAFYGKMAEVSVGKDTMTGHWEIAGLKLTAPFRTFPDGFPSELLEAFEARTGRGVLGNKPASGTEIIEELGGEQMRTGKWIVYTSADSVFQIAAHETVIPLEELYEACKIARELTLDERYSVGRVIARPYEGEPGAFKRTANRHDYAVKPPSPTVLSALQDGGFEVIAVGKINDIFDGEGITGSFPTKSNADGIEKTGRLLERPFKGLLFTNLVDFDSLYGHRRDPHGYAEALEAFDAALPALLERLGERDLLIITADHGNDPTHAGTDHTREYVPLLVYGTSLKSPGALGVRSTFADVARTIADNFGVEPPENGISFLDELN
- the xerD gene encoding site-specific tyrosine recombinase XerD gives rise to the protein MKAHLQTFIRFLEDQRRLSRTTVSCYERDLAFFLEFAEQQGIEGVGDIQKHHISRYLLGLRQQGRATATVSRHTVSIRSFFHFLTSERLVTHDPALQMETPKQEKRLPMVMTVEEVECLLAAPDSSSTAGIRDKAMLELLYATGIRVSELISLDVGYVNLTLGFIRCVGANAKERVIPLGGIACEALSVYLETVRHKLLKGESGEQALYLNQLGTRMTRQGFWKMIKKYAAEAGIKSEITPHTLRHSFATHLLENGADLRSVQEMLGHADISTTQIYTQVTKTRLKDVYNQAHPRAKVK
- a CDS encoding DUF4227 family protein — protein: MVVSVRKWLRRFIFIALLCILTVAMYGGCRFIAAWIAPADPYRIPQGQALKVFHSQMDWNMESSISERLRLFYWYGE